The Miscanthus floridulus cultivar M001 chromosome 7, ASM1932011v1, whole genome shotgun sequence genome includes a region encoding these proteins:
- the LOC136464647 gene encoding uncharacterized protein — MEPASSSEPPPLAEAAARRRLPEELKLRRRTLESVLEQCQRALEMMHEADLGEAAEGASFKEVEVEDEGGGDGGGDEDEGAPPPPPSETDYEADELCDLLKSRVQSPEFLEKLDTLQKSVYQHGAVDEMVSWDIISAADIWDDKSMNVSDDSEDGYVLVKQEDIVDGIACFMAAYLLSLKQTKDLTPNQLQQALSKTFSTKKRKSKLLKAWDGTKVVYNIASWSATAIGIYQNPAIVQAATSAFWTSCRVISKFV, encoded by the exons ATGGAGCCGGCCTCCTCGTCCGAGCCTCCTCCtctggcggaggcggcggcgaggcggaggCTGCCGGAGGAGCTGAAGCTGCGGCGGAGGACGCTGGAGTCGGTTCTGGAGCAGTGCCAGCGCGCGCTGGAGATGATGCACGAGGCCGATCTGGGGGAGGCTGCAGAGGGGGCAAGcttcaaggaggtggaggtggaggacgaggggggcggcgacggcggcggggacgaggacgagggggcgccgccgccacctccctcGGAGACCGACTACGAGGCGGACGAG CTGTGTGATCTTCTGAAATCAAGGGTTCAATCACCTGAATTTCTCGAGAAGCTAGATACCCTTCAGAAGTCAGTATATCAACATGGTGCAG TGGATGAAATGGTATCATGGGATATTATAAGTGCTGCAGATATATGGGATGATAAGAGTATGAATGTTAGTGATGATTCAGAGGACGGATATGTTCTTGTTAAGCAAGAGGACATAGTTGATGGTATTGCATGCTTCATGGCTGCATACTTGCTTTCACTGAAACAAACTAAG GACCTGACACCCAATCAACTTCAACAAG CTCTTAGCAAGACATTTTCAACTAAAAAGAGGAAAAGCAAGCTGCTGAAGGCATGGgatggaacaaaagttgtttacaATATAGCATCATGGAGCGCGACGGCCATTGG TATCTACCAGAATCCTGCGATTGTACAAGCAGCAACTTCAGCCTTTTGGACATCCTGTCGTGTAATATCAAAGTTTGTGTGA